From a region of the Deltaproteobacteria bacterium genome:
- a CDS encoding TAXI family TRAP transporter solute-binding subunit: MKAALAILSVGALLLAGAGPAAAQSKQNIAWGGSNPGGVMYYMVGAAGTIISEKLPQYNITQVTTGGSTENAKRIIKGELDMGIVYGAHVFMSQKPEGPFKGGAKGTMFRGIAKAYKGPTYFVTLPGSGINTVADLKGKRVALGPPGSGTVFNCSNIARATGILSSLKPSMMTFADAGRALANGQIDALCQSSAPAAAVKELAETKGAVVLPYTASEMKAITSKYPFYVPSTMPATTYKGVPARDLPFLTVYWVAHERVPAKAVEDILNLVYQADIRERLAAGHKAWKQMEPDTKNFEALGVPMHPGAMAYYKSKGLQ; this comes from the coding sequence ATGAAAGCAGCACTAGCGATACTATCGGTTGGCGCATTGCTTTTGGCCGGGGCAGGACCTGCCGCCGCGCAAAGCAAGCAGAACATCGCCTGGGGCGGTTCGAATCCGGGCGGTGTGATGTACTACATGGTCGGGGCCGCGGGCACCATCATCTCGGAGAAGCTGCCGCAATACAATATCACCCAGGTGACCACCGGTGGCTCCACCGAGAATGCCAAACGCATCATCAAGGGTGAACTCGACATGGGCATCGTATACGGCGCTCACGTTTTCATGTCGCAGAAACCCGAAGGGCCATTCAAGGGCGGCGCCAAGGGAACGATGTTCCGGGGCATCGCCAAGGCCTACAAGGGTCCGACCTACTTTGTCACCCTTCCCGGTTCGGGGATCAACACGGTCGCCGATTTGAAGGGCAAAAGAGTGGCCCTCGGCCCGCCGGGCTCGGGGACGGTGTTCAACTGCTCCAACATCGCGCGGGCGACAGGCATTCTCAGCAGTCTCAAGCCCAGTATGATGACGTTCGCGGACGCGGGTCGGGCGCTTGCCAATGGGCAGATCGACGCGCTCTGCCAGTCGTCGGCGCCGGCCGCGGCGGTCAAGGAACTGGCGGAGACCAAAGGCGCGGTGGTGCTGCCTTACACGGCGTCGGAAATGAAGGCCATTACTTCCAAGTATCCCTTCTACGTTCCGTCCACCATGCCGGCGACGACCTACAAGGGTGTCCCCGCGCGCGATCTTCCGTTTCTGACCGTTTACTGGGTGGCCCATGAGCGGGTCCCGGCGAAAGCCGTCGAGGACATATTGAACCTGGTCTATCAGGCCGACATCCGCGAGCGGCTCGCCGCCGGCCACAAGGCGTGGAAGCAGATGGAGCCCGACACCAAGAACTTCGAGGCCTTGGGCGTGCCCATGCACCCTGGCGCCATGGCCTACTACAAGTCCAAGGGACTTCAGTAA
- the truA gene encoding tRNA pseudouridine(38-40) synthase TruA encodes MNIRLTLEYDGTRYRGWQLQPEGPTIQGVLEEALAVLLKEPVRVHGSGRTDAGVHALGQVANFSCPVDRDPWRLRRSLDALTPDDITVKAVEEVAPSFDARRDARRRVYEYRLWNHSWRSVFHDRYAWHVSRPLDVDAMRAALPALEGEHDFSSFRAAGCGAATPVRRVYRNTLFQWEDHWVYRIEATGYLRHMVRNIVGTLVQIGLGERDAEDLPELIESRDRTLAGPTAPARGLFLTEVCYDVRRGTPCPAARYRIESPNH; translated from the coding sequence ATGAATATCCGACTGACCCTCGAATACGACGGCACGCGCTACCGGGGATGGCAGCTCCAGCCCGAGGGGCCGACGATCCAGGGCGTGCTGGAAGAGGCGCTGGCGGTGCTGCTCAAGGAGCCCGTGCGCGTCCACGGTTCCGGGCGCACCGACGCCGGCGTGCACGCGCTGGGGCAGGTGGCGAACTTCTCCTGTCCCGTCGACCGGGACCCGTGGCGCCTCCGGCGCAGCCTCGACGCCCTCACTCCGGACGACATCACGGTCAAGGCGGTGGAGGAGGTGGCGCCTTCCTTCGACGCGCGCCGCGACGCGCGCCGGCGCGTCTACGAGTACCGGCTGTGGAACCACTCTTGGCGGTCCGTGTTCCACGACCGCTACGCGTGGCATGTGTCGCGGCCGTTGGACGTGGACGCCATGCGCGCGGCGCTTCCCGCGCTGGAAGGAGAGCACGACTTCTCCTCGTTCCGCGCCGCCGGCTGCGGCGCGGCCACGCCGGTGCGGCGCGTCTACCGCAACACACTGTTCCAATGGGAGGACCACTGGGTGTACCGTATCGAGGCCACGGGCTATCTGCGCCACATGGTGCGCAACATCGTCGGCACGCTGGTGCAGATAGGGCTGGGGGAGCGGGATGCCGAGGATCTTCCGGAATTGATCGAGAGCCGCGACCGTACGCTGGCCGGCCCCACCGCTCCCGCGCGGGGCCTGTTCCTGACGGAGGTGTGTTACGACGTACGCCGAGGGACGCCTTGCCCGGCCGCAAGGTATCGTATAGAAAGCCCCAATCACTAA
- a CDS encoding aspartate-semialdehyde dehydrogenase, translating into MGAFKDKDTYNVAVVGATGAVGEEMRKILQERQFPVDTLRLLASERSAGQRLDFGGRQIRVEVLDDDSFEDIDIALFSAGGSVSARYAPAAVDEGAVVIDNTSCFRMDEDVPLVVPEVNAEKIGEHVQRGIIANPNCSTIQMVVALKPLYDAAGISRIVVSTYQSVSGAGREAMEELGRQTAALFNSGDVECEKFPHQIAFNCIPHIDTFLPDGHTKEELKMIQETRKILDDPDIRISATAVRVPVFCSHSESINVETRTKLTAGDVRALLREAPGVLLQDDPQANEYPLATEATGKDATYVGRVREDDSVDNGINLWVVADNLRKGAALNAVQIAEILIRDHH; encoded by the coding sequence ATGGGCGCTTTCAAGGACAAGGACACGTACAACGTGGCGGTGGTGGGTGCCACCGGCGCGGTGGGCGAGGAGATGCGCAAGATCCTCCAGGAGCGGCAGTTCCCGGTGGACACCCTGCGGCTGCTGGCGTCCGAGCGTTCCGCCGGGCAGCGCCTCGATTTCGGCGGCCGGCAGATCCGGGTGGAGGTGCTGGACGACGACTCCTTCGAGGATATCGACATCGCGCTGTTCTCCGCCGGCGGGTCCGTGAGCGCGCGCTACGCGCCGGCGGCGGTGGACGAGGGCGCCGTGGTCATCGACAACACCAGTTGTTTCCGCATGGACGAAGACGTCCCGCTGGTGGTGCCGGAGGTCAATGCGGAGAAGATCGGCGAGCACGTCCAGCGCGGCATCATCGCCAACCCCAACTGCTCCACCATCCAGATGGTGGTGGCGCTCAAGCCGCTGTACGACGCGGCGGGCATCAGCCGCATCGTTGTGTCCACCTACCAGTCGGTGTCCGGCGCCGGGCGTGAGGCCATGGAGGAGCTCGGCAGGCAGACCGCGGCGCTGTTCAACAGCGGCGACGTGGAATGCGAGAAGTTCCCGCACCAGATCGCGTTCAACTGCATTCCACACATCGATACGTTCCTTCCGGACGGCCACACCAAGGAAGAGCTGAAGATGATCCAGGAGACGCGCAAGATCCTGGACGACCCGGACATCCGCATCAGCGCCACCGCCGTGCGTGTCCCCGTCTTCTGCAGCCACTCGGAGTCCATCAACGTCGAGACCCGCACCAAGCTCACCGCCGGCGACGTCCGCGCGCTCCTGCGGGAAGCGCCCGGCGTGCTGCTCCAGGACGATCCGCAGGCCAACGAATACCCGCTGGCCACCGAGGCCACCGGCAAGGACGCCACCTACGTGGGGCGCGTCCGCGAGGACGACTCCGTGGACAACGGCATCAACCTCTGGGTCGTGGCCGACAACCTGCGCAAGGGCGCCGCCCTCAACGCCGTCCAGATCGCCGAGATCCTGATTCGCGACCACCACTGA
- the leuB gene encoding 3-isopropylmalate dehydrogenase: protein MSHKVTVLPGDGIGPEVVAEAMAVLSQAGDIFGFTVDVEEGLVGGASIDAHGKPLTDEVLALAKSADAVVLGAMGGPKWDGLDYSIRPERALLALRQELGLFANLRPVKLFAPLAGASTLKPEVVEGTDLVVVRELTGGIYFGQPKGVTQEPDGTERGFNTLVYTTPEIERIARVAFDAARRRRGRVTSVDKANVLESTELWRKVVTRVRDEEGYGDVELEHVLVDNCAMQLIRDPRHFDVIVTTNMFGDILSDEAAMLTGSIGMLPSASLGGKVGMYEPVHGSAPDITGQDKANPLATILTVALMLRHSFDQGAAADCIEQAVERVLDTGCRTLDIAEGEAAVVGCKEMGERVRQEIAASAA from the coding sequence ATGAGTCACAAGGTAACGGTGCTTCCGGGCGACGGCATCGGCCCGGAAGTGGTCGCCGAGGCCATGGCGGTGCTGAGCCAGGCCGGCGACATTTTCGGCTTCACCGTCGACGTGGAGGAAGGGCTGGTGGGGGGCGCGTCCATCGACGCCCACGGCAAGCCCTTGACCGACGAGGTGCTGGCCCTGGCCAAGTCCGCCGACGCGGTGGTGCTGGGGGCCATGGGCGGACCCAAGTGGGACGGCCTCGACTACTCCATCCGGCCCGAGCGGGCGCTGCTGGCGCTGCGCCAGGAGCTGGGATTGTTCGCCAACCTGCGGCCGGTGAAGCTGTTCGCGCCGTTGGCGGGGGCTTCGACGCTCAAGCCCGAGGTGGTGGAAGGCACGGATCTCGTCGTCGTGCGGGAACTGACCGGCGGCATCTATTTCGGGCAGCCCAAGGGCGTCACGCAGGAGCCCGACGGCACCGAGCGGGGCTTCAACACGCTGGTCTACACCACCCCGGAGATCGAGCGCATCGCCCGGGTGGCCTTCGACGCGGCGCGCCGCCGGCGCGGCCGGGTGACCTCGGTGGACAAGGCCAACGTGCTGGAATCCACCGAGCTGTGGCGCAAGGTGGTGACGCGCGTGCGCGACGAGGAAGGCTACGGCGACGTGGAGCTCGAGCACGTGCTCGTGGACAACTGCGCCATGCAGCTCATCCGGGATCCCCGGCACTTCGACGTCATCGTCACAACGAACATGTTCGGCGACATCCTGAGCGACGAGGCCGCCATGCTCACCGGTTCCATCGGTATGCTGCCGTCGGCGAGCCTCGGCGGCAAGGTGGGCATGTACGAGCCGGTGCACGGCAGCGCGCCGGACATCACCGGACAGGACAAGGCCAACCCGCTGGCCACCATCCTTACCGTGGCGCTGATGCTGCGCCACTCCTTCGACCAGGGCGCCGCCGCCGACTGCATCGAGCAGGCGGTGGAGCGGGTGCTGGACACGGGTTGCCGCACGCTCGACATCGCGGAGGGCGAGGCCGCGGTGGTGGGCTGCAAGGAGATGGGCGAGCGCGTGCGCCAGGAGATCGCGGCGAGCGCGGCGTAG
- a CDS encoding 2-isopropylmalate synthase, giving the protein MGAKNVVNIFDTTLRDGEQSPGASMNIEEKVLIARQLDKLGVDVIEAGFAASSPGDFESVVQVCKAVKRPIVLSLARAQLGDIRKAAKAVDGARRPGLHTFIATSDIHMKHKLRMSRDEVMESVGTAVAYARRYLDYVEFSAEDASRSERDFLVEVFSEAIRAGAKTLNIPDTTGYAIPSEFGELVRYLIENTEGSENVTWSAHCHNDLGLAVANSLAAVANGARQVECTVNGIGERAGNTSLEEVVMALKTRQPVFGLDTNIHTEQIYPTSRLLSQVTGITVPLNKPIVGDNAFAHEAGIHQDGVLKQKLTYEIMKPETVGITGNRLVMGKHSGRHAFGERLQQLGFSLGKDDVNRAFERFKELADKKKEVFDEDIEALVADEVLRIPSQPDRYELVYMNIASSSSAVPSATVRMRVDGEEKMAHDTGDGVVDACYKAIAKISGSRARLQRYSVSSVTGGTDAQGEVSCMLQDKDINISGKGSHTDIIMASALAYVNALNRLDYRKRHRQASVEGGP; this is encoded by the coding sequence ATGGGCGCCAAGAACGTTGTGAACATTTTTGATACCACCTTGAGGGACGGCGAGCAGTCCCCCGGGGCGAGCATGAACATCGAGGAGAAGGTCCTCATCGCGCGTCAGCTCGACAAGCTGGGAGTGGACGTCATCGAGGCGGGCTTCGCCGCGTCGTCTCCCGGAGACTTCGAGTCTGTGGTGCAGGTGTGCAAGGCGGTCAAGCGGCCCATCGTGCTGAGTCTGGCGCGGGCGCAGCTCGGCGACATCCGCAAGGCGGCCAAGGCGGTGGACGGAGCGCGCAGGCCCGGTCTCCATACCTTCATCGCCACCTCCGACATCCACATGAAACACAAGCTGCGCATGTCCCGGGACGAGGTGATGGAGTCTGTGGGCACGGCGGTGGCCTATGCCCGGCGCTACCTCGACTACGTCGAGTTCTCGGCCGAAGACGCCTCGCGCAGTGAGCGGGACTTCCTGGTGGAGGTCTTCAGCGAGGCCATCCGCGCGGGAGCGAAGACCCTCAACATTCCCGACACCACGGGCTACGCGATCCCGTCGGAGTTCGGTGAGCTCGTGCGCTACCTGATCGAGAACACCGAGGGTTCGGAAAACGTCACCTGGAGCGCCCACTGTCACAACGACCTGGGCCTGGCCGTGGCCAACTCGCTGGCCGCCGTGGCCAACGGCGCCCGGCAGGTGGAGTGTACGGTGAACGGCATCGGCGAGCGCGCCGGCAACACCTCGCTGGAGGAGGTGGTGATGGCGCTCAAGACGCGCCAGCCGGTGTTCGGTCTCGACACGAACATCCACACCGAGCAGATCTATCCGACGTCACGCCTGCTCTCCCAGGTCACCGGCATCACGGTGCCCCTCAACAAGCCCATCGTCGGCGACAACGCCTTCGCCCACGAGGCCGGCATTCACCAGGACGGCGTCCTCAAGCAGAAGCTCACGTACGAGATCATGAAGCCCGAGACCGTCGGCATCACCGGCAACCGGCTGGTGATGGGCAAGCATTCCGGCCGCCACGCCTTCGGCGAGCGGCTGCAGCAGCTCGGGTTCTCCCTCGGCAAGGACGACGTAAACCGCGCCTTCGAGCGCTTCAAGGAGCTGGCGGACAAGAAGAAAGAGGTCTTCGACGAGGACATCGAGGCCCTGGTGGCGGACGAGGTGCTGCGCATCCCGAGCCAGCCCGACCGCTACGAGCTGGTGTACATGAACATCGCGTCGAGTTCGTCCGCGGTGCCGTCGGCCACGGTGCGCATGCGCGTGGACGGCGAGGAGAAGATGGCCCACGACACGGGTGACGGGGTGGTGGATGCGTGTTATAAAGCCATCGCCAAGATCTCCGGCAGCCGCGCGAGGCTGCAACGCTACTCGGTTTCCAGCGTCACCGGCGGCACCGACGCCCAGGGCGAGGTGTCGTGCATGCTGCAGGACAAGGACATCAACATCTCCGGGAAAGGTTCCCACACGGATATCATCATGGCGAGCGCGCTGGCGTACGTGAATGCGTTGAACCGTCTCGACTACCGCAAGCGTCATCGCCAGGCTTCAGTCGAGGGGGGTCCATGA
- the pssA gene encoding CDP-diacylglycerol--serine O-phosphatidyltransferase: MEDPENTAEKTETPLRRVRLISRGKMGRRRLKRRGPSTRPRRAIFLLPSLFTAGNLFCGVFAIFFAIQGDYAQAALWILAAHVLDGVDGAVARLTHTTSQFGVEFDSLADVVSFGVAPAVLVYVFALASWGPWGGVAPALFAVCGALRLARFNVQTLTAEKSYFTGLPIPAAAAMVAATLFIFLMLGLESSAGMPVAFIAVTCVLAALMVSNFRYPSLKQHHFKRRSTIWLLLSALAVVILTIAMWQIVLFTALLLYTLSGPLLWLLAVRKRRRETQVLIQA, from the coding sequence ATGGAAGACCCCGAGAACACCGCCGAGAAGACCGAAACGCCGCTCCGGAGAGTCCGTCTCATCTCACGCGGGAAGATGGGCCGCCGGCGGCTCAAGCGCCGGGGGCCGTCCACCCGGCCGCGGCGGGCGATCTTCCTGCTGCCGAGCCTGTTCACCGCGGGCAATCTCTTCTGCGGCGTGTTCGCCATTTTTTTCGCCATCCAGGGGGACTACGCCCAGGCGGCCCTGTGGATCCTGGCGGCGCACGTGCTGGACGGCGTCGACGGCGCGGTGGCGCGCCTCACCCACACCACCAGCCAGTTCGGCGTGGAGTTCGATTCGCTGGCGGACGTGGTTTCCTTCGGCGTCGCGCCGGCGGTGCTGGTGTACGTGTTCGCGCTGGCGTCCTGGGGGCCCTGGGGCGGTGTCGCGCCGGCGCTGTTCGCCGTGTGCGGGGCGTTGCGGCTGGCGCGCTTCAACGTGCAGACCCTGACCGCGGAGAAGAGCTACTTCACGGGCCTGCCCATTCCCGCCGCGGCCGCCATGGTCGCCGCCACCCTGTTCATCTTCCTGATGCTGGGACTCGAGAGTTCAGCCGGCATGCCCGTCGCCTTCATCGCCGTCACCTGCGTACTGGCGGCCCTGATGGTCAGCAACTTCCGCTACCCGAGCCTGAAGCAGCACCACTTCAAGAGGCGCAGCACCATTTGGTTGTTGCTTTCCGCGTTGGCAGTCGTTATACTCACAATCGCTATGTGGCAGATCGTGCTGTTCACAGCGTTGTTGCTGTACACGTTATCCGGGCCCTTACTATGGTTACTCGCCGTGCGGAAGCGACGGAGGGAGACGCAGGTACTCATACAAGCCTGA
- a CDS encoding phosphatidylserine decarboxylase family protein produces MGIAREGYRFVFTALGLAAAALVIGWTAAAVALLAVAAAVAGFFRDPARVTPGGDGLVVSPADGKVVEVDDGDPAGRRISIFLSPLDVHINRVPLDARVAAVRYQAGRFLAAYKGKASEENERNAVELTDAAGRTVRVVQIAGFLARRIVCDVGRGDSLKRGERFGMIMFGSRVDLHLPADATVAVRPGERVRGGETIVARL; encoded by the coding sequence ATCGGAATCGCACGAGAAGGCTACCGGTTCGTTTTCACGGCCCTGGGCCTGGCGGCCGCGGCCCTTGTCATAGGCTGGACGGCGGCCGCCGTGGCGTTGCTCGCGGTGGCCGCGGCCGTGGCGGGGTTCTTTCGCGACCCCGCGCGGGTGACGCCCGGCGGTGATGGGCTCGTGGTCTCCCCGGCCGACGGCAAGGTCGTGGAAGTCGACGACGGAGACCCCGCGGGCCGCAGGATCAGCATCTTTCTTTCCCCTCTGGACGTGCATATCAATCGCGTGCCGTTGGACGCGCGGGTGGCGGCCGTGCGCTATCAGGCAGGCCGTTTCCTGGCCGCGTACAAGGGCAAGGCATCGGAGGAGAACGAGCGCAACGCGGTGGAGCTCACGGATGCCGCGGGCCGGACCGTCCGCGTCGTGCAGATCGCCGGCTTCCTCGCGCGCCGCATCGTTTGCGACGTCGGCCGCGGTGATTCGTTGAAACGGGGCGAGCGCTTTGGCATGATCATGTTCGGTTCGCGCGTGGACCTGCACCTGCCCGCGGACGCCACGGTCGCGGTGCGGCCCGGCGAGCGCGTCCGCGGCGGCGAGACCATCGTGGCGCGGCTTTGA
- the ilvC gene encoding ketol-acid reductoisomerase, translating to MQVYYDQDADLARIRDRKVTVLGYGSQGHAHATNLRDSGVDVVVGLRRDSASWAKAADAGLTVMETAEATAAGDVVMVLLPDELQGGVYQEVIQPNLKPGNYMAFGHGFNIHFKRVVPPPDVNVFMVAPKGPGHLVRSEFERGRGVPCLLAIHQDPSGDTRDVGLAYAAAIGGARAAVIETTFKDETETDLFGEQTVLCGGLTSLIQAGYETLVEAGYPPEMAYFECCHEVKLIVDLIYEGGLANMRYSVSNTAEYGDLTRGSRIVDDGTRKVMKEILADIQSGKFADEWMNEHRAGSPRFNDLRQASRSHPIEKVGEQLRSMMPWLAENRLVDKSRN from the coding sequence ATGCAAGTCTATTATGACCAGGACGCGGATCTGGCCCGGATCCGCGACCGCAAGGTCACCGTGCTGGGTTACGGCAGCCAGGGACACGCGCACGCCACCAATCTGCGCGACTCCGGCGTCGACGTGGTGGTGGGCCTGCGGCGCGACAGCGCCTCCTGGGCCAAGGCGGCGGACGCGGGTCTCACGGTGATGGAGACGGCGGAGGCGACGGCGGCGGGAGACGTGGTGATGGTGCTGTTGCCGGACGAGCTCCAGGGAGGCGTCTACCAGGAGGTCATCCAGCCCAATCTCAAGCCCGGGAACTACATGGCCTTCGGCCACGGCTTCAACATCCACTTCAAGCGCGTGGTGCCGCCCCCCGACGTGAACGTCTTCATGGTGGCGCCCAAGGGTCCCGGCCACCTGGTTCGCAGCGAGTTCGAGCGCGGCCGGGGCGTGCCGTGCCTGCTGGCGATTCACCAGGATCCGTCCGGCGACACCCGCGACGTGGGTCTGGCCTACGCCGCGGCCATCGGCGGGGCCCGCGCCGCGGTCATCGAGACCACCTTCAAGGACGAGACGGAAACCGATCTCTTCGGCGAGCAGACGGTACTGTGCGGCGGCCTCACGTCGCTGATCCAGGCGGGTTACGAGACCCTGGTGGAGGCGGGCTATCCCCCGGAGATGGCCTATTTCGAGTGCTGCCACGAGGTCAAGCTCATCGTCGACCTGATCTACGAGGGTGGACTGGCCAACATGCGCTACTCCGTCAGCAACACCGCGGAGTACGGCGATCTCACGCGCGGGAGCCGCATCGTCGACGACGGGACGCGCAAGGTCATGAAGGAAATCCTGGCGGACATCCAGTCCGGCAAGTTCGCCGACGAGTGGATGAACGAGCACCGCGCCGGCTCGCCCCGGTTCAACGACTTGCGTCAGGCTTCCCGGAGCCATCCCATCGAGAAGGTGGGCGAGCAGCTCCGCTCCATGATGCCCTGGCTGGCGGAGAACCGGCTGGTGGACAAGAGCCGGAACTGA
- the ilvN gene encoding acetolactate synthase small subunit encodes MEHVISVLVENNPGVLARVAGLFSARGYNIESLSVAPTPDATVSMITVVTSGDEIIIEQIMKQLNKVIEVLKVVDLTEEDHLERETALIKIFTKQGQQRDEAIRIAEVFRANIVDSTPQTYTLEVSGDAGKIQAVIDRLKPMGIKEIVRTGRIAIARDAL; translated from the coding sequence ATGGAACATGTGATATCGGTGCTGGTCGAGAATAACCCGGGTGTGCTCGCTCGCGTGGCGGGCCTGTTCAGCGCCCGCGGCTACAATATCGAAAGCCTCTCCGTGGCGCCCACGCCGGACGCCACGGTATCCATGATCACGGTGGTGACCTCGGGGGACGAGATCATCATCGAGCAGATCATGAAGCAGCTCAACAAGGTCATCGAGGTCCTCAAGGTCGTCGACCTGACCGAAGAGGATCACCTCGAGCGGGAAACCGCGCTCATCAAGATCTTCACCAAGCAGGGACAACAGCGGGACGAAGCCATCCGGATCGCGGAGGTCTTCCGCGCCAACATCGTCGACTCGACCCCGCAGACCTACACGCTCGAGGTGTCGGGAGACGCCGGCAAGATCCAGGCCGTCATCGATCGCCTGAAGCCCATGGGCATCAAGGAGATCGTCCGCACCGGACGGATCGCCATCGCGCGCGACGCCCTGTAA
- the ilvB gene encoding biosynthetic-type acetolactate synthase large subunit: protein MKLTGSEIFVESLKCEGVKTIFGIPGGVVLKLFDVLHQQKDVEVVLTRHEQGAIHMAEGYGKATGKAGVALVTSGPGMTNIVTGLADAMMDSVPLVAFTGQVPTSLIGNDAFQEADNIGISRPCTKHNVLVKDVKDLATVIKEAFYIANTGRPGPVLVDIPKDVTTESAEFHYPDKVSLRGYRPTVSGNRFQIKQAAGEILKAKRPVIYVGGGAVFSGASNEVRELADLTQIPVTMTVMGLGSFPGTHPLCMGMLGMHGTYCANMAMHEADLLIAVGARFDDRVTGKLSEFSPRARVIHIDIDPTSIKKNVHAHIPIVGDVKVVLKELVQVLSSMDGNPASVKAQRRPWLKQVNAWSAEHPLAYQQEGKKETKPQYVIDRAYELTKHKAIVVTDVGQHQMWAAQYFKSGLQRTFLTSGGLGTMGFGFPAALGAQKAFPNKTVLCITSEGSFQMNPQELAVAAIHKLPVKIILLNNQFHGMVRQWQDLFYEGRYASSDLGNVPDFVKLADAYGILGLRSEGPADVEAVLKEGFKHKGPVLMDFVIDRFENCYPMIPAGGAQHEMMLEDPPQLKTGRKPSRKKGEDADAVLPA from the coding sequence ATGAAGTTGACCGGGTCGGAAATATTTGTGGAGTCGCTCAAGTGCGAGGGAGTCAAAACCATTTTCGGTATCCCTGGCGGAGTGGTCCTCAAGCTGTTTGACGTCCTGCACCAGCAGAAAGACGTCGAGGTTGTCCTGACCCGGCACGAGCAGGGCGCGATACACATGGCCGAGGGGTACGGCAAGGCCACGGGCAAGGCGGGCGTGGCGCTGGTGACCTCGGGGCCGGGCATGACCAACATCGTCACCGGACTGGCGGACGCCATGATGGATTCGGTGCCGCTGGTGGCGTTCACCGGGCAGGTCCCCACCAGCCTCATCGGCAACGACGCTTTCCAGGAGGCGGACAACATCGGCATCAGCCGTCCCTGCACCAAGCACAACGTGCTGGTGAAGGACGTCAAGGACCTCGCCACCGTCATCAAGGAGGCGTTCTACATCGCCAACACCGGCCGTCCCGGCCCGGTCCTGGTCGACATCCCCAAGGACGTCACCACGGAGTCCGCCGAGTTCCATTACCCGGACAAGGTTTCCCTCCGGGGCTACCGTCCGACGGTTTCCGGCAACCGCTTCCAGATCAAGCAGGCCGCCGGCGAGATCCTCAAGGCCAAGCGGCCGGTGATCTACGTGGGCGGCGGCGCGGTGTTCTCGGGCGCATCCAACGAGGTGCGCGAGCTGGCCGACCTGACGCAGATTCCGGTGACCATGACGGTGATGGGCCTGGGCTCGTTCCCCGGCACCCATCCGCTGTGCATGGGCATGCTGGGCATGCACGGCACCTATTGCGCCAACATGGCCATGCACGAGGCCGATCTCCTCATCGCCGTGGGCGCCCGCTTCGACGACCGCGTGACCGGCAAGCTGTCCGAGTTCTCGCCACGCGCGCGGGTCATCCACATCGACATCGACCCCACGTCGATCAAGAAGAATGTCCACGCGCACATCCCCATCGTGGGCGACGTCAAGGTGGTGCTGAAGGAGCTGGTGCAGGTGCTGAGCTCCATGGACGGCAATCCCGCCAGCGTCAAGGCGCAGCGCCGGCCGTGGCTCAAGCAGGTGAACGCCTGGTCCGCCGAGCATCCGCTGGCGTACCAGCAGGAGGGCAAAAAGGAGACCAAGCCGCAGTACGTCATCGACAGGGCGTACGAACTCACGAAGCACAAGGCCATCGTCGTCACCGACGTGGGCCAGCACCAGATGTGGGCGGCGCAGTACTTCAAGAGCGGCCTCCAGCGCACCTTCCTGACCTCGGGCGGGCTCGGCACCATGGGCTTCGGGTTTCCCGCCGCGTTGGGCGCGCAGAAGGCCTTTCCCAACAAGACCGTGCTGTGCATCACCAGCGAGGGCAGCTTCCAGATGAATCCCCAGGAGCTGGCGGTGGCGGCCATCCACAAGTTGCCGGTGAAGATCATCCTGCTCAACAACCAGTTCCACGGGATGGTGCGGCAGTGGCAGGATCTCTTCTACGAAGGGCGCTACGCTTCCAGCGACCTGGGCAATGTCCCCGACTTCGTCAAGCTCGCCGACGCCTACGGCATCCTGGGGCTCCGCTCCGAGGGCCCCGCGGACGTCGAGGCGGTGCTGAAGGAGGGATTCAAGCACAAGGGTCCGGTGCTGATGGACTTCGTCATCGACCGGTTCGAGAACTGTTATCCGATGATCCCCGCCGGCGGCGCCCAACACGAGATGATGCTGGAGGACCCGCCGCAACTGAAGACCGGGCGCAAGCCTTCGCGGAAAAAGGGAGAGGATGCGGACGCCGTTCTGCCGGCGTAA
- a CDS encoding DUF465 domain-containing protein, translating into MEEREEQMIASVLDKDPELRKFYEEHLEYERLLGNLHDKGYLSPEEEMEKKRIQKLKLVGKDKIMQILGKYKSAS; encoded by the coding sequence ATGGAGGAAAGAGAGGAGCAGATGATTGCTTCTGTCTTGGACAAGGACCCCGAACTGCGAAAATTCTACGAAGAACATCTCGAATACGAGCGCTTGCTGGGGAACTTGCACGACAAGGGTTACCTGTCGCCCGAAGAGGAGATGGAAAAGAAGCGTATCCAGAAACTGAAGCTCGTCGGCAAGGACAAGATCATGCAGATTCTTGGCAAGTACAAGTCGGCGAGCTGA